One window of Fusarium keratoplasticum isolate Fu6.1 chromosome 2, whole genome shotgun sequence genomic DNA carries:
- a CDS encoding Cysteine dioxygenase, whose product MSVTVRDPQPNVGDTIARMLRAGSDRWEPRKERPHTSLSPAPCSQEAVLSLSLQIPPFNPRTRSDPRASSSTLNSIATMAIGILSTSSALSTGPIDVPNVGPFQQNRFEELVQRLKEALGPSSGLTCDDVDVDFLTRLMQDYDGSDMEWSRYAFGDHTRGYTRNLVDEGNGKSNLLVLVWSPGKGSPIHDHGRAHCLMKILKGNLTETRYAFPNEDEQEKPMEVISEKTYKENAVAYMADELGLHRVSNRGSDFAVSLHLYTPPNVAKKGCHIFDEKTGRRSHVPGCHYYSAYGRLLKE is encoded by the exons ATGTCGGTAACCGTTCGCGACCCACAGCCAAACGTCGGTGATACTATCGCCCGGATGCTGAGAGCCGGATCTGACCGATGGGAGCCAAGGAAGGAGAGGCCACACACGTCGTTGTCCCCCGCCCCGTGTTCCCAAGAAGCCGTGTTGTCCCTTTCCCTTCAGATACCGCCCTTCAATCCTAGAACGAGATCCGATCCTagagcatcatcatcaaccctcAACAGTATAGCAACCATGGCCATCGGCATCCTTTCAACCTCGAGTGCCCTGAGCACCGGTCCTATCGACGTCCCTAATGTTGGCCCGTTCCAGCAGAACCGTTTCGAGGAACTCGTGCAGCGCCTCAAAGAGGCTCTCGGCCCGTCGTCGGGTCTGACgtgtgatgatgttgatgtcgacTTCCTGACTCGTCTCATGCAAGACTATGATGGCTCCGATATGGAGTGGTCCCGATATGCTTTTGGCGACCACACTAGGGGCTACACCCGTAACCTCGTCGACGAAGGTAACGGCAAGAGCAACCTG CTTGTCCTTGTATGGTCTCCTGGAAAGGGGAGCCCTATCCACGACCACGGCAGAGCCCACTGCCTCATgaagatcctcaagggcaaccTGACCGAGACACGCTATGCCTTTCCTAACGAGGACGAACAAGAGAAACCGATGGAGGTCATCTCCGAAAAGACATATAAGGAAAACGCTGTCGCCTATATGGCCGACGAGCTAGGACTCCACAGAGTGTCCAATAGGGGCAGCGACTTTGCTGTCTCATTGCACT TGTACACTCCGCCCAATGTAGCAAAGAAGGGATGCCACATTTTTGACGAGAAGACGGGGCGTAGGAGCCACGTGCCGGGTTGTCACTACTACTCGGCGTACGGGCGGCTGCTCAAGGAGTAG
- a CDS encoding TRNA 4-demethylwyosine synthase: MDWANYSAPSRLDSFVEDLVDVWHIHRTPILVAALVVLGTLRIYLTFIGRKTELVALAEAYKEPPKPKAVVETKTPAVETIDEKKDVKPQGPRRIKGGIARKPSKKNEQEKDLTRPIVVLVFFSSITTKTDKIAQAYLKELEAKQDELAKQSGRQFLKPELKDLTEIDFDDYFIAPPKMHGDVDYFYTFLIPSYNIDTINDTFLEHLQETHHDFRIDTAPLSGLLGYSVFGFGDKENWPTEGEGFCFQAKEVDKWMAKLTSRKRAYPVGMGDMKSDHEERLQEWTKGVEEVIEHVARTGNLGEGLPGSGAAEESDVEDIAEDEDDGEVLFEDDDTSDAKKNGRPLDDVEDLGRMIRKDDGSMVQKAPLAVDFTTYSSTKKMVPQGPKEMVAKNSPTYAALTKQGYAIVGSHSGVKTCRWTKSALRGRGSCYKFSFYGINSHQCMETTPSLSCSNKCVFCWRHGTNPVGTTWRWVVDPPDMIFEGVKTNHYKKIKMLRGMPGVRAERFAEAMQIRHCALSLVGEPIFYPHINEFLGMLHAERISSFLVCNAQHPDQLAALKAVTQLYVSIDAADKESLRKIDRPLHRDFWERFQRCLEILREKRFRHRTVFRLTLVKGFNVEEEAEGYARLVEKGLPCFVEVKGVTYCGTSTSSNAGLSMSNVPFYWEVCEFVKALEKRLKEKGLNYGIAAEHAHSCCILLASDRFNVNGKWHTRIDYKKFFDLLEERGPDGDWTPEDYMDPEPNPDWSNWGNGGFDPRDDRVDRKGRKIEAS; this comes from the exons ATGGATTGGGCAAATTATTCGGCGCCCTCGCGGCTCGACTCTTTTGTTGAAG ACTTGGTCGATGTCTGGCACATCCACCGAACTCCCATTCTCGTCGCCgctctcgtcgtcctcggtaCTCTTCGAATCTATCTAACCTTCATTGGCCGAAAGACGGAACTGGTTGCCTTGGCTGAGGCTTACAAGGAgcctcccaagcccaaggcagTTGTCGAAACCAAGACCCCCGCCGTCGAGACGATCGATGAAAAGAAGGATGTCAAACCCCAAGGGCCTCGAAGAATCAAGGGCGGAATAGCCAGGAAGCCGTCCAAGAAGAATGAGCAAGAAAAAGATCTTACGCGACCTATCGTGGTCCTCGTCTTTTTCTcgtccatcaccaccaagacggaCAAGATTGCGCAGGCGTATCTGAAAGAGTTGGAAGCCAAACAAGATGAACTTGCCAAGCAATCTGGCCGCCAATTCCTCAAgcccgagctcaaggatctCACCGAGATCGACTTTGACGACTATTTCATTGCCCCTCCCAAGATGCATGGAGATGTCGACTACTTCTACACGTTCCTCATTCCCAGCTACAACATCGATACCATCAACGATACCTTCCTCGAGCACCTACAAGAGACTCACCACGACTTCCGAATTGATACTGCGCCCCTCTCTGGTCTACTAGGTTACTCTGTATTTGGCTTCGGCGACAAGGAGAACTGGCCCACAGAGGGAGAAGGCTTCTGTTTCCAGGCAAAGGAGGTTGACAAGTGGATGGCCAAGCTGACCAGCCGGAAGAGGGCTTACCCCGTCGGCATGGGCGACATGAAGAGTGACCACGAGGAACGACTACAAGAATGGACCAAAGGTGTTGAGGAAGTCATCGAACATGTCGCCCGTACTGGAAACCTTGGAGAGGGTCTTCCAGGCAGTGGAGCCGCTGAAGAGAGTGATGTCGAAGATATCgccgaagatgaggatgacggcgAGGTCTTgttcgaggacgacgacaccagcgacgccaagaagaatggGAGACCcctggatgatgtcgaggacCTGGGACGCATGATTCGAAAGGATGATGGTTCAATGGTTCAAAAGGCCCCCCTTGCCGTCGACTTCACCACATACAGCTCCACAAAGAAGATGGTACCTCAAGGACCGAAAGAAATGGTTGCCAAGAACTCGCCCACATACGCCGCTCTCACGAAGCAAGGTTACGCAATCGTGGGATCCCACTCTGGAGTCAAGACCTGCCGATGGACAAAGTCGGCCCTCCGTGGCCGAGGATCATGCTACAAGTTCTCATTCTACGGCATCAACTCGCACCAGTGTATGGAAACcactccctctctctcttgctcCAACAAGTGCGTTTTCTGCTGGCGCCACGGCACAAACCCCGTTGGAACCACCTGGCGATGGGTCGTCGACCCCCCGGACATGATCTTTGAAGGCGTCAAGACCAACCACtacaagaagatcaagatgtTACGTGGCATGCCCGGTGTCCGAGCCGAGCGCTTCGCCGAAGCCATGCAGATCAGGCATTGCGCGCTGTCACTTGTTGGCGAGCCCATCTTTTACCCCCACATCAACGAGTTCCTCGGCATGCTGCACGCGGAGCGCATCTCGTCGTTCCTCGTCTGCAACGCTCAGCACCCTGACCAGTTGGCGGCCCTAAAGGCGGTGACCCAGCTGTACGTGTCCATCGACGCCGCCGACAAGGAGTCTCTGCGAAAGATTGACCGGCCTCTACACCGAGACTTTTGGGAGAGATTCCAGCGCTGCTTGGAGATCCTTCGCGAGAAGCGTTTCCGCCACAGAACCGTCTTCCGGTTAACGCTTGTCAAGGGCTTCAacgtggaggaagaggccgagggctACGCTCGGCTCGTGGAAAAGGGTCTCCCTTGCTTTGTTGAGGTCAAGGGTGTCACATACTGTGGTACATCAACTTCCTCCAATGCTGGACTGAGCATGTCCAATGTGCCCTTTTACTGGGAAGTATGCGAGTTTGTCAAGGCCCTGGAGAAGAGACTTAAGGAGAAGGGCCTCAACTACGGTATCGCGGCTGAGCATGCCCACAGCTGCTGCATCCTGCTGGCCAGCGACAGGTTCAACGTCAATGGCAAGTGGCACACTCGCATCGACTACAAAAAGTTCTTTGACCTATTGGAGGAGCGTGGTCCCGATGGTGACTGGACGCCCGAGGATTATATGGACCCAGAGCCAAACCCTGACTGGTCTAACTGGGGTAATGGTGGCTTTGATCCTCGGGACGACAGAGTAGATAGAAAAGGGCGTAAGATTGAAGCGTCATAG
- a CDS encoding HET domain-containing protein, which produces MHKVSELLKDTQFYHATEPRDRLFGLHSLTMDPFRACFLPDYHQSMRAVNIRMAAYLLCIEGWTEMYNYFPTTADATLPSWVPDFSTNRERDKWSRIWDSSPLLSLGELECWAEGAILGIRGIDCGTVTEMMGLNWKGKDMTVPSQDSSTASWSQLGRHDANSFETLSRILADTEPERPLPTTEAELENWSASPNLWLGLSKIAHEADSLPAFDTDVWDFLKLFKSTLTKTDYHLLDLGRLEFRADLTAPTIEKRLRKMPEWKDSSIDEAWREMKTQLGKRSDLWPDEHFQGFIFTTDTGFTGLCPLETQVGDKLVVLFGMPTPFLARKDESDGKYVLIGPVRAARETLEGIKEEAKQGADGEGILYFK; this is translated from the coding sequence ATGCATAAGGTTTCGGAGCTCCTGAAAGACACTCAGTTTTACCACGCCACGGAACCACGGGATAGATTATTCGGGCTACATTCTCTCACGATGGACCCCTTTCGGGCTTGCTTTTTGCCCGACTACCACCAATCGATGCGAGCAGTCAACATCCGGATGGCAGCATACCTTCTTTGTATTGAGGGATGGACCGAAATGTACAACTACTTTCCCACCACAGCCGACGCAACCCTCCCTTCCTGGGTTCCTGACTTCTCTACCAACCGCGAACGAGATAAATGGTCTCGAATTTGGGATAGCTCTCCCTTGCTGAGCCTAGGAGAGCTTGAATGCTGGGCTGAAGGGGCTATTCTAGGCATTCGTGGTATCGATTGCGGTACAGTGACTGAGATGATGGGTCTGAACTGGAAGGGCAAGGACATGACAGTACCATCGCAGGATTCAAGTACCGCCTCCTGGTCTCAATTGGGACGTCATGATGCCAACAGCTTTGAAACTCTCTCTCGAATCCTAGCTGATACTGAGCCCGAACGTCCGTTGCCTACCACCGAGGCTGAACTGGAGAACTGGAGCGCAAGTCCCAACTTGTGGTTGGGCCTTTCAAAGATCGCACATGAAGCCGATAGCCTGCCGGCGTTTGACACCGATGTTTGGGATTTTTTGAAACTATTCAAAAGCACGCTGACCAAAACCGACTATCACCTGCTGGATCTCGGAAGGTTGGAATTTCGAGCTGACCTGACCGCACCTACGATAGAGAAGCGACTGAGGAAAATGCCAGAATGGAAAGACAGCAGTATTGATGAAGCTTGGCGAGAGATGAAGACCCAACTTGGAAAACGCTCAGACTTATGGCCGGATGAACATTTCCAGGGCTTCATCTTCACAACTGACACGGGCTTTACCGGTCTGTGCCCTCTTGAAACTCAGGTTGGAGACAAGCTCGTTGTTCTCTTTGGGATGCCAACGCCTTTCCTGGCGCGAAAAGACGAGTCAGATGGCAAGTATGTGCTTATTGGGCCAGTCCGGGCTGCTAGAGAAACCCTTGAAGggatcaaggaggaggctaaGCAAGGAGCTGATGGGGAGGGGATTTTATATTTCAAGTAA
- a CDS encoding Mitochondrial import receptor subunit tom20, which yields MVQVSTVVTASVVTAAAAIVGYAAYFDYQRRNQAEFRRNLRRNERKQARAAKEEAEASTQQQRKNIRARVEEAKEEGFPTGVEEREAFFNEQVMAGEMLSQDPSKALESALAFYKGLKVYPAPGDLIRIYDSTVPKPILDILAEMIAYDSTLDIRTPAAPAGINLADIPNVGLD from the exons ATGGTCCAAGTCTCAACTGTGGTGACGGCATCTGTCGTaaccgccgccgccgccatcgttG GTTATGCCGCATACTTTGACTATCAGCGTCGAAACCAGGCCGAGTTCCGCCGGAACCTGAGGAGGAACGAGCGTAAGCAGGCCCGcgctgccaaggaggaggccgaggcttcGACCCAGCAACAACGCAAGAACATCCGCGCCAgggttgaggaggccaaggaggagggcttcCCTACCGGTGTGGAGGAGCGGgaggccttcttcaacgaGCAGGTCATGGCCGGAGAGATGCTCAGCCAAGATC CTTCCAAGGCTCTTGAGTCTGCTCTGGCTTTCTACAAGGGTCTCAAGGTCTATCCCGCGCCTGGAGACCTGATCCGCATCTATGACAGCACTGTCCCCAAG CCCATATTAGATATTCTGGCCGAGATGATCGCTTATGACTCGACGCTCGACATCCGGACGCCCGCTGCTCCTGCTGGCATCAACCTTGCCGACATTCCCAACGTTGGCCTCGACTAA
- a CDS encoding N-acetyltransferase domain-containing protein: MASTTQHASTNDIECPVALIKSNLILVPTPVAMSSPSYRAFYTSLHANTSFCEMGFGDHFPARSWTDEETYEIISTRDVNNDWRNRGVGDFAVGLLEPQDHKRILGDNAVTRNISVPGLTEDEQIRVLDTGRESLALEEIEWVGYAGVRQGRNVDHISSWKDKAEIRYGVSPNHWGKRIANRSAEVVMDWAAAERGVTKFIAETQRTNTRSGRVLEKLGFVQLEESKYWKEPSEVEWERII, encoded by the coding sequence ATGGCCTCTACAACTCAACATGCTTCAACAAACGACATCGAATGCCCCGTGGCCTTGATAAAATCGAACCTGATTTTGGTCCCCACGCCAGTTGCCatgtcatcaccatcttACCGCGCTTTTTACACCTCTCTGCACGCCAATACCTCCTTTTGCGAAATGGGTTTTGGGGACCATTTCCCCGCCAGATCCTGGACCGATGAGGAAACTTACGAGATCATCTCAACTCGGGATGTGAACAACGATTGGAGAAACAGAGGCGTGGGCGACTTTGCCGTGGGGTTATTGGAACCCCAGGATCACAAGCGCATTTTGGGAGACAATGCCGTCACCAGGAATATTTCAGTGCCTGGCctcaccgaggatgagcaaATTCGAGTACTGGATACTGGCAGAGAATCATTGGCGCTCGAGGAAATAGAGTGGGTTGGCTATGCCGGTGTACGACAAGGGCGGAACGTCGACCACATCTCGTCATGGAaggacaaggccgagatccGTTACGGTGTTTCACCCAATCACTGGGGTAAGCGCATCGCCAATAGATCGGcagaggtggtgatggattGGGCTGCGGCGGAGAGAGGGGTCACCAAGTTTATTGCAGAGACTCAGCGTACCAACACTCGGAGCGGCAGagttcttgagaagcttggatTTGTTCAGCTGGAGGAGTCAAAGTACTGGAAGGAGCCAAGTGAAGTGGAATGGGAGCGGATTATTTAG
- a CDS encoding Glycoside hydrolase family 43, with protein sequence MRFLSFLAAATSAALVDARAVNDLSARQDSSYVGYLISTFSDPTPQVQWHLSDGDSASSFKFLNGGKPVLTSNVGTKGVRDIFLTTNAARSEYFIIATDLDINAEGFNWDWATRHGSRGLVVWSSKDLVNWTKPSLRIIETETAGMAWAPSAVWDDATKQYYVFWASRHYSSSDTGHTGVANLDRIRYATTKDFVKFSAPKDYHALPDTPLIDQEFQYLGKPGNYVRFLKNETVNQVYQEITENGLFGTWTRIPGYVRPETPLEGPASFADLRTSGLYHLLLDDYTQYVPFQTSNILSPKWERSNLPNFPKGLKHGSVTPLTRKEYDAVAAKFRS encoded by the exons ATGAGATTTCTATCATTCTTGGCTGCTGCGACCTCGGCTGCTCTCGTCGACGCTCGTGCCGTCAACGACCTGAGTGCTCGTCAGGACTCCAGCTATGTCGGATATCTCATCTCGACATTCAGTGACCCCACTCCTCAGGTTCAGTGGCATCTTTCCGATGGCGACAGTGCATCGAGCTTCAAGTTCTTGAATGGCGGAAAACCTGTCTTGACCTCGAACGTGGGCACCAAGGGGGTGAGAGACATTttcctcaccaccaacgcTGCTCGGTCCGAGTACTTTATCATTGCAACAG ACCTTGATATCAATGCAGAGGGCTTCAACTGGGACTGGGCTACTCGGCATGGTAGCCGTGGTCTGGTCGTGTGGTCCTCGAAGGATTTGGTGAACTGGACCAAGCCTTCATTGAGGAT TATCGAGACGGAGACCGCTGGCATGGCTTGGGCCCCTTCTGCTGTCTGGGACGACGCTACGAAGCAATACTATGTCTTCTGGGCATCCCGTCATTACAGTTCCTCCGACACCGGTCACACCGGCGTCGCCAACCTTGACCGCATCCGCTATGCCACCACCAAGGACTTTGTCAAGTTTAGCGCACCAAAGGACTACCATGCTCTCCCCGACACTCCCCTCATCGACCAAGAGTTCCAGTACCTAGGCAAGCCAGGCAACTATGTCCGATtcctcaagaacgagacGGTGAACCAGGTCTACCAGGAGATAACCGAGAACGGACTATTTGGAACCTGGACCCGAATCCCTGGATACGTGCGACCCGAGACGCCGCTCGAGGGCCCGGCGTCGTTTGCCGATCTCCGCACGTCTGGGTTGtatcatcttcttcttgatgactACACGCAATACGTGCCCTTCCAAACTTCCAACATTCTTTCACCCAAGTGGGAGAGGTCTAACCTTCCCAACTTCCCCAAGGGACTGAAGCACGGCTCTGTTACGCCGTTGACCCGAAAGGAATACGACGCCGTTGCTGCCAAGTTCCGTAGCTAA